The genomic segment GGGTCATGAAGAATATTCCCGGCCATCACAATCTTTTGTTTCATCCCGAGGGAGTAACTTTCAATGAGTTCATCCCCCCACTTATCAAGTTCAAACAACTGCAAAAGATTCTTAATTTTGGATTCCTTTTTATCGTATTCCAGATGATAAATCCCCGCAATAAAATCCAGAAACTCCTTGCCGGTTAGTTTTTCATAGATATAAGGACGGTCAGGGATAAAGCCTATTATTTTTTTTACTTCAATAGGATTTGCGGTAATATCATGCCCGCCGATAGTTATCTTTCCGGTGTTGATTTTCAAAAGCCCGCTCATCATCTTGAGGGTAGTGGTCTTCCCCGCTCCGTTAGGTCCGAGGAACCCAAAGATCTCCCCTTTTTTAATATCAAGATTAAGATTGTCGACTGCCGTAAAACTCCCGTACTTTTTTGTAACACCGTCAATTTTAATCATAGATAGCTCCAATTTTTCTGTCATCCTCGCGTAGGCGGGGATCCAGAGGCTTTATTTATCTTTTTAATACACTGGATCCCCGATAAAAACACTCGGGGATGACAAAATGATTACTATATGTTTTAATAGTACATTTTGTCACTTCCCTTGCTTTACTTCTTTTACTTCTTTTACTTCTTTTACTTCCTTTACTGTACTTGCTGTATTTGCTTCCTCCGCCCAGGCGGATTTCGCGAAGATTTATGGTCAGATATTTATACTTCGCTCAACTTGCTTCATTTAATTTTCTTTGTTTCTTCCACTTTCCCTGCTTTTTTTGCTTCCCTTGCTGCATTTGCTTTCTCCGCCTAGGCGGATTTCGCGAAGATTTATAGTCAGATATTTAGACTTCGCTCAACTTGCTTCACTTACTTTTCTTTGCTTCACTTGCTTCTCTGGCTGCTCTTATTGCTTTTTCGTGTTGTTGTTTTGTTTCAGAAAAAGTATGTGAATGACTGCCGTCCTGCTTCAATACAAAGAAAAGCATTCTGGTCACAGCTGGGAAAACGGCGGCTTTTATCGAATCAATTCCGGGATTGCATATCGGCCCCGGAGGAAGACCGTGATGCAGATAAGTATTATAAGGAGAATCAATCATAAGATCCCTGCCTGTTAAATGATCCTTATACATTTCTTTTTCTCCGAAAGCATAAACAACCGTTGCGCACGATTCAAGCTTCATATTTTTCTTTAATCGGTTAGTAAAAACCCCTGCCACTAGCGGACGGTCAAAATCCGTTTCAGCTTCCCTCTCTAC from the Candidatus Firestonebacteria bacterium RIFOXYD2_FULL_39_29 genome contains:
- a CDS encoding ABC transporter, producing the protein MIKIDGVTKKYGSFTAVDNLNLDIKKGEIFGFLGPNGAGKTTTLKMMSGLLKINTGKITIGGHDITANPIEVKKIIGFIPDRPYIYEKLTGKEFLDFIAGIYHLEYDKKESKIKNLLQLFELDKWGDELIESYSLGMKQKIVMAGNILHDPDVYIVDEPMVGLDPKSAKIVKEIFIDLGKSGKTLFISTHSLEIVESLCDTIGIIMNGKIIAKGTIKEVKEMAKTEKSGLEDIFLSLTGSPDLTNVLEHIK